In Toxoplasma gondii ME49 chromosome VIII, whole genome shotgun sequence, a single genomic region encodes these proteins:
- a CDS encoding hypothetical protein (encoded by transcript TGME49_269060) encodes MRLSQQTTMTPAATATPRPETVGVSGHRTQRRQQGVSPRSPKSRLDREIPQILASSLPGCAASASSPAALEKGAAVAVSSHEHERDRRGSLEPRVQDTSRGVGDRATDLPRCRRLDSDTGGPRDNAVCDPGYACTTCEVKDYESGSSPSLFSFEFPSVSSAVSDSSSAVSFSSTAVASNGPSSFSSSSSFSVGCSSSSCSSAASPISSSYSTLCPSSKIASFIVSPSSSSHSLISLQTAVASCDSLSDALPSAVAEARPPSVDACDGSSGDLLHAEASAASDGRCQRISFVKTKGVPEPVREEEARDGRDEEVDDRRGRRSPQKFDGEVISQGRSLSSTSLRCRPSRVPSPSRHSPSPPSDQAEPRQNARAETQELSAGKFESDQATARELPRRLTSTPAYADDRKASSLLDAPAENKAPSLHSPPILSSCSSSSPRHASSASDQEARASRFSVGGGDGPRASPFSQSPGGSRSPRLPLPASCHLKSKSWLSSLGSAVQTSFVSPSFSCATTGEDEEMETEAPCTVSPPSLFARFADNFLPCFRKGPDRNRACSELVRHLQTGFVGKRRDFFAAAFWGPVPPVLLVPLELLCDPAAFAEQLFAFPSSRFARIPALVDAEGYLYRYVPEYNVRELEFFQLVQLAYDRVCAGWSSARPAHGSPEKCTGQEAVRRLAVENEMGDDQLSIVVESDRRDESPASPCRHHSASERLQGRPHGRLSRSAGSARHDAQEETPRPFESFADWTAEEQLEAQQNEVEKRQGTERQGRPTRAELAAQEDDGSPAAWVRRLVSKGRDAGAEVAQDVQRHLRRATSFFTTVSESFSRSGVSPPLFPSKESFEDSDADEEIVDCGATDLHSSASLSSPSSSPSSSRSASPLHSRASTDPRRKRRKGEAATGEQGNERDEAGAEGGERTVEEGEDEKEGAWGRVSAGRGRGRREHGKATRSDVEMNLKSEGSGSSADTRVAKAPAESWFSALPTHADFPLVGDRLDGLRSEVARRLSGLRSWTRSFQSEGASPQATGEAHGARENCLGLAHGPGDVVEPRSPRSRETRDDAAGSQGRPETQVREGATRNALLGPSRSSQSLSAPASPLSWHGREPQMEQQGCSFDERRPTAEPPVNGGPRDSASSANVADEPQDEARRLCLSLAFLKQNQLIPEFAGLARVRPGAVQLQDEQRRRLARVYAAEEARKSDLHEVEDRQGRRVAERPRTSATRQRPLPNPAFESAVDLAFSPFVFSPEALHACDDAREREEVGEPTTLWERLDDVREAGTRGCEEGIKRGGLLMLRLQFPLQQLSIPCVLQLKLGRSFLGSHAGDPAANVREVADSLDLTRRRLAVLQMRQRVKEALFEAYEPETATKLLTNLSPADVGLGDAAPFLSVEQLQNLFKSWRQEEKIQTTAQASLAFRLTYATFTESSQSRVFDGVRRATFDRFQCAGMDASQALELLHRFLSLHRQVASVCVAKLSALIEWLRHEPFFLFYSTSLFLFVDLSDPVSSADCRWTSFAHAVRRQGQNLHTPPHETNERTAPEERFLGRQRDRGYTRLDEVNAGVVEGLETIRQVARDCLWGA; translated from the exons atgcgtctctcccaACAGACAACAATGACGCCTGCAGCGACAGCCACTCCGCGACCAGAGACCGTTGGCGTCTCAGGTCACAGGACTCAGCGGCGGCAGCagggtgtctctcctcgttctcccaAGTCGAGGCTCGACAGGGAGATTCCTCAgatcctcgcttcttctctccccggGTGTGCGGCCTCGGCTTCGTCTCCGGCCGCTTTGGAGAAGGGCGCagctgtcgctgtctcctctcacGAACATGAACGAGACCGGCGAGGCTCGCTGGAGCCTCGAGTCCAAGACACTAGCCGTGGAGTCGGAGACAGGGCGACGGACTTGCCCCGCTGCCGGAGACTGGACAGCGACACCGGCGGTCCGCGCGACAATGCAGTCTGCGACCCTGGCTATGCATGCACAACGTGTGAGGTGAAGGACTACGAATCaggctcttctccttctctcttctccttcgagttcccctctgtttcttccgcaGTTTCGGACTCTTCATCtgctgtctcgttttcttctacCGCTGTCGCTTCTAACGgtccttcctccttttcctcgtcttcttccttttctgtcggctgctcttcttcgtcctgcAGCTCTGCCGCTTCGCCCATTTCTTCGTCGTATTCTACCTTGTGTCCTTCGTCCAAGATCGCGTCGTTCatcgtgtctccttcctcttcctcgcacTCTCTGATCTCTCTTCAGACGGCGGTCGCCTCCTGCGACTCGCTCTCCGATGCTTTGCCGAGCGCGGTCGCGGAGGCGCGGCCTCCGTCtgtcgatgcatgcgacgGCTCCTCAGGCGAcctgttgcatgcagaggcttctgcggcttctgaCGGGAGATGCCAGCGTATCTCCTTTGTGAAAACGAAGGGAGTCCCAGAGCCTgtcagagaagaggaagcgagggacGGACGTGACGAGGAAGTAGACGACCGTCGCGGGCGGCGATCTCCGCAGAAATTTGACGGCGAGGTCATCTCGCAGGGAAGAAgtctttcctcgacttctctccgctgtcgtCCATCTCGAGTGCCCTCCCCCTCAAGGCATTCGCCATCGCCTCCCTCAGATCAGGCCGAGCCTCGGCAAAACGCCCGCGCCGAGACTCAGGAACTCTCGGCGGGGAAGTTCGAGAGCGACCAGGCAACCGCGCGAGAACTGCCCCGTCGCCTCACGTCCACCCCCGCATATGCCGACGACCGTAaggcctcttctctgctcgaTGCGCCTGCCGAAAACAAAGCGCCCTCCCTCCATTCTCCTCCTATCCTGTCGTCTtgttcgtcgtcttctccgcgccATGCGTCTTCTGCATCGGACCAagaggcgcgcgcgtctcgcttctctgtgggCGGGGGCGACGGCCCCCGcgcttcgcctttttctcagAGTCCTGGCGGTTCGCGTTCTCCACGCTTGCCGCTGCCTGCGTCGTGTCACCTGAAGTCGAAGTCATGGCTCTCGTCGCTCGGCTCCGCGGTGCAgacttccttcgtctctccctccttctcctgtGCGAccactggagaagacgaagagatgGAAACGGAAGCGCCTTGCACAGTTtcgccgccgtcgctcttcgcGCGTTTTGCGGACAACTTCCTCCCCTGCTTCAGAAAAGGACCCGACCGCAATCGTGCTTGCAGCGAACTCGTGCGACATCTCCAGACTGGCTTCGTTGGGAAAAGGCGAGACTTCTTCGCGGCCGCTTTCTGGGGACCT GTCCCGCCAGTGCTTCTAGTGCCTCTCGAGCTTCTGTGCGACCCCGCGGCATTTGCCGAGCAGCTGTTCGCCTTCCCGTCTTCGCGCTTCGCGAGGATTCCTGCCCTCGTCGACGCCGAAGGCTACCTCTACCGTTATGTCCCCGAGTACAACGTCAGGGAGCTGGAGTTCTTTCAGCTTGTTCAGCTCGCCTACGACCGCGTCTGCGCCGGCTGGTCTTCGGCACGGCCTGCGCACGGCTCCCCAGAGAAATGCACGGGGCAGGAAGCAGTGAGGAGACTCGCAGTCGAAAACGAGATGGGCGACGACCAGCTTTCCATTGTCGTAGAAAGCGACAGGCGAGACGAGTCTCCCGCAAGTCCCTGCAGGCATCACAGTGCCTCCGAGCGCTTGCAAGGCCGACCCCATGGTCGACTGTCACGGAGCGCAGGGTCTGCGAGGCACGACGCtcaggaggagacaccgaggcCGTTCGAGAGCTTCGCGGATTGGACAGCTGAAGAGCAGCTTGAAGCTCAACAGAACGAAGTGGAGAAGCGCcaggggacagagagacagggaaggcCTACGCGCGCGGAGCTCGCAGCTCAAGAGGACGATGGTTCCCCGGCGGCCTGGGTTCGCCGCCTCGTTTccaaagggagagacgcaggtGCCGAGGTGGCTCAAGACGTCCAGAGACAC cTTCGTCGCGCCACTTCGTTTTTCACAACTGTCTCCGAGTCTTTCTCGCGAAGCGGGGTTTCCCCTCCGCTCTTTCCGTCCAAAGAGTCCTTCGAGGACTCCGACGCCGACGAAGAAATTGTCGACTGCGGCGCGACCGACCTGCACTCAAGTGcctcactctcttctccttcgtcttccccgtcttcttctcgctcggcGTCTCCCCTTCACAGTCGAGCGTCCACGGATCCTCGACGGAAGAGACGCAAAGGCGAGGCCGCCACGGGCGAACAAGGCaacgaacgagacgaagcaggagcagagggaggagaacgaacagtagaggaaggagaagacgagaaggaaggagccTGGGGGAGGGTGTCTGCGGGGCGCGGTCGAGGGAGACGGGAGCATGGTAAGGCGACGAGAAGTGACGTTGAAATGAATCTAAAATCAGAGGGAAGCGGATCTTCAGCAGATACCAGGGTCGCGAAGGCGCCAGCCGAGTCATGGTTCTCTGCTTTGCCGACACACGCAGATTTTCCGTTGGTGGGCGATCGGCTGGACGGCCTTCGGAGCGAAGTGGCGAGACGCTTGTCAGGACTTCGGTCGTGGACGCGGTCTTTTCAAAGCGAAGGCGCCTCTCCCCAGGCTACCGGCGAAGCGCACGGAGCGCGGGAGAACTGCCTGGGACTTGCCCATGGCCCAGGTGACGTCGTGGAGCCGCGCTCGCCACGATCCCGGGAGACGCGTGACGATGCAGCAGGTAGCCAAGGCCGTCCGGAGACTCAGGTGCGAGAGGGAGCAACAAGGAACGCTTTGTTGGGgccgtctcgctcttctcagtctctctccgcgccgGCGTCTCCCCTGTCTTGGCATGGACGAGAGCCGCAAATGGAGCAACAAGGTTGCAGTTTCGACGAACGGCGTCCGACAGCGGAACCGCCCGTGAACGGCGGCCCCCGAGACTCTGCTTCAAGCGCCAATGTTGCGGACGAGCCTCAGGACGAGGCGCGACGgctctgcctttctttggCTTTCTTGAAGCAAAACCAACTCATTCCAGAATTCGCAGGTCTCGCGCGGGTGCGCCCAGGCGCCGTCCAGCTTCAGGACGAACAGCGGCGCCGTCTCGCACGCGTGTACGcggcggaggaggcgaggaagagcgacttGCACGAGGTCGAAGACAGACAAGGACGGCGCGTCGCGGAGCGCCCGAGAACCTCGGCCACCAGGCAAAGGCCTCTCCCCAACCCCG CCTTCGAGTCAGCCGTGGACCTCGCGTTTTcacccttcgtcttctcacccgaggctctgcatgcgtgcgacgacgcgcgagaacgcgaagaagtcgGCGAGCCGACAACTCTCTGGGAGAGGCTTGACGACGTCCGGGAGGCTGGGACGCGAGGCTGCGAAGAAGGGATCAAGCGCGGGGGTCTCCTCATGCTTCGA CTTCAGTTCCCCCTGCAGCAGCTCTCGATTCCGTGCGTCCTCCAGCTGAAGCTCGGGAGAAGCTTTCTCGgctcgcatgcaggcgaCCCTGCGGCGAATGTTCGCGAGGTCGCGGACTCCCTCGACCTCACACGGCGACGCCTCGCGGTGCTGCAAATGCGCCAGCGAGTCAAAGAAGCCTTATTCGAGGCCTACGAGCCTGAGACAGCCACCAAGTTGCTCACG aATCTCTCTCCTGCCGATGTTGGCCTCGGAGATGCtgctcccttcctctccgttgagcagctgcagaatCTGTTCAAGAGCTGGCGACAGGAAGAG AAAATACAGACCACAGCGCaagcttctctcgcctttcgcctCACGTATGCCACCTTCACAGAAAGCTCCCAAAGTCGA gtTTTCGATGGAGTGAGGCGTGCGACGTTCGATCGCTTTCAGTGTGCGGGCATGGATGCATCCCAAGCTCTTGAGCTTCTTCACCG gtttctttcgcttcatCGCCAGGTGGCGAGCGTCTGTGTCGCGAAGCTGTCGGCGTTGATCGAGTGGCTTCGTCACgagcctttttttctcttctacTCCACCTCGTTGTTCCTCTTTGTCGACCTCAGTGACCCAGTCTCGAGTGCTGACTGCCGGTGGACCTCGTTCGCCCACGCAGTCCGTCGCCAGGGGCAGAACCTGCACACTCCCCCTCACGAAACGAACGAGCGAACCGCGCCAGAGGAACGTTTTCTGgggcggcagagagaccgcGGATACACGAGACTCGACGAAGTCAACGCGGGCGTCGTGGAGGGTCTCGAAACGATTCGACAGGTCGCGCGAGACTGCTTGTGGGGAGCATAG
- a CDS encoding hypothetical protein (encoded by transcript TGME49_269050), whose amino-acid sequence MLGTSSSLCRLAWTVEGETPVFCQGAERFPNSQDCLLLDLAGLRQGPRGTASARHSRPHARAFRVTALFLSETLIRAKMPELSQKKLKAVLDSPERLAAVLAKILEADTELQAAPGCLLVGYPATVAQASAFLKEGAKFEKLVQVSLPMEAVLQRLEEDEDQPDVDREEVERALNAYYVNEEALRRFFEPRGQLMTLDGTSPTAEAVCRSAFAPRVLLFPSAHLRPSFAKEIAAVIAQKMRGRVVDVAEFHTPDARGQAPDEDVFRDLATAEPRDLAARQTPNAEVTALLLAELKRSSTEVLLVCGFPFAPLDHDAGLFAQILQLRQACNIDGLLLLDVPASSFEAFGISASVVETLGLSIPQLVQHSHTVNDLLVSVLGESVKSKVRLTLRTDQTLKEIKATLTAELGLAAEPVETMDST is encoded by the exons ATGCTCGGcacctcgtcttcgctctgccGCCTCGCGTGGACGGTGGAAGGGGAAACGCCTGTCTTCTGTCAGGGAGCTGAAAGGTTCCCGAACAGCCAGGACTGTTTGTTGCTCGACTTGGCAGGCTTGAGGCAGGGGCCCCGCGGCACCGCGTCTGCGCGGCATTCTCGGCCTCACGCGCGCGCTTTTCGAGTGACTGCGCTGTTTCTCTCAGAGACGCTAATTCGAGCGAAGATGCCCGAGCTTTcacagaagaagctgaaggcgGTTCTCGACAGTCCAGAACGCCTCGCGGCGGTTCTCGCAAAGATTCTcgaagcagacacagaacTCCAGGCGGCGCCAGGCTGCCTCCTCGTCGGATACCCAGCCACAGTCGCGCAG GCTTCAGCCTTCCTCAAAGAGGGTGCAAAATTTGAGAAACTTGTGCAGGTATCGCTGCCCATGGAG gcGGTGCTGCAGCgtctcgaggaagacgaagaccaGCCGGATGTCGACCGGGAAGAGGTCGAACGCGCGCTCAACGCATACTACGTTAACGAAG AGGCGCTCCGACGTTTCTTCGAACCGCGCGGCCAGTTGATGACGCTGGACGGCACCTCCCCGACAGCCGAAGCAGTTTGTCGCTCTGCATTCGCTCCTCgagttcttctgtttccaagtgcacacctGCGTCCATCTTTCGCGAAAGAAATCGCCGCGGTGATTGCACAAAAAATGCGAGGCCGAGTTGTCGATGTCGCCGAGTTCCACACCCCAG ATGCAAGAGGTCAGGCACCAGACGAAGACGTCTTCCGCGATCTA GCGACTGCAGAGCCGCGCGACTTGGCTGCTCGTCAAACTCCAAATGCAGAAGTGACGGCTCTCCTTCTTGCGGAGCTCAAACGCTCGTCGACCGAGGTGCTCCTCGTCTGTGGCTTCCCCTTCGCA CCTCTCGACCACGACGCAGGCCTCTTTGCCCAGATCCTTCAACTTCGACAGGCATGCAACATCGACG GGTTGTTGTTGCTGGACGTCCCCGCTTCCTCTTTTGAGGCTTTCGGGATTTCCGCAAGTGTCGTTGAGACCCTCGGTCTTTCG ATTCCTCAACTTGTACAACATTCTCACACGGTCAACGACCTTCTGGTCTCCGTCTTGGGAGAAAGCGTCAAAAGCAAAGTTCGCCTGACCCTTCGT ACCGATCAAACGCTCAAGGAAATCAAAGCGACTCTGACGGCGGAACTCGGTCTCGCTGCCGAGCCGGTGGAGACGATGGATTCGACGTGA
- a CDS encoding nucleoside diphosphate kinase (encoded by transcript TGME49_269035), translating into MQARQSAKGTLRARFGADATRNAVHGASCAADVEKAISLFFAEANFALERTFALIKPDGMDATLRRSIFEEIEKKRFQIISRKEIVLDKQGFMQLYAKHRGESYFPELLEFMTNRPVTALVLMRVSAVAVWRDVVGARTDLGALPRGKSLRGLYSKSRLRSVVHASETRSQAEQAIAFFFPELPMYPIPNAESINDYVFLKRATFGKTIELESSERDPVPPTLQILISKSLEALCAVKPQGLAAVSWLADWLEGNCRRYEGAKHLLIDSPEPPKRKLIRVQEGKEMPHVLQDSLPRPPFFVRIVGGPLSGKRTVGKKIADETGFLALSFKDLAAKEIAGKSALGQMLEQMAHVGETPSASVEARVWMSAFLENSENNRFVLSSSLLSVEYAKKVDRELGAAPAIVVFLDCPRDLLLSRGSQTNISGALPLEEKIDESLQQMTHIKDYYQRLGKVYVVDGSLSPEAIFQQVKHLFLPVVTYLLAAPGLPICEAAKNLEGERAQHVDLQSLLRDRARADTSLTHMLASGTAPPASVVCPLLVEKLKTLQNQGECFTVGSSTRKTCVERADSTLPPGGISDLYTPGDWIPAGEVVLPLGERSTFP; encoded by the exons CACGGAGCCAGCTGCGCAGCGGATGTGGAGAAAGCGatttccctctttttcgcggAAGCAAACTTCGCGCTTGAGAGAACCTTCGCGCTGATCAAGCCCGATGGAATGGACGCCACACTTCGCCGCTCGATCTTCGAGGAAatcgaaaagaagagatTCCAAATCATCAGTCGAAAGGAGATCGTGCTGGACAAACAAGGCTTTATGCAACTCTACGCT AAACACCGAGGAGAATCGTATTTTCCAGAGTTATTGGAATTTATGACGAACAGGCCTGTAACGGCGCTCGTCCTCATGCGCGTCAGCGCTGTGGCAGTGTGGCGGGACGTCGTGGGCGCGAGAACGGACTTGGGGGCTCTGCCAAGAGGCAAAAGTTTGCGCGGCTTATATTCGAAGAGCCGCCTGCGCAGCGTAGTCCACGCgtcggagacgcgaagccaAGCAGAGCAGGCgattgccttcttcttcccagaGCTGCCGATGTACCCCATCCCCAATGCGGAGTCCATCAACGACTACGTCTTCCTTAAGCGGGCGACTTTCGGAAAAACAATTGAACT CGAGTCTTCTGAGCGTGACCCAGTTCCCCCGACGCTGCAAATCCTCATTTCCAA GAGTCTCGAGGCTCTGTGCGCCGTGAAACCGCAGGGTCTCGCCGCTGTGTCGTGGCTGGCCGACTGGCTGGAAGGAAATTGCCGTCGCTACGAAGGAGCGAAGCACTTGCTCATCGATTCTCCAG AACCGCCGAAAAGAAAACTCATCAGAGTccaagaaggaaaggaaatgcCTCACGTTCTGCAGGATTCGCTGCCGCGGCCACCCTTCTTCGTGAGAATCGTTGGCGGACCTCTCTCGGGAAAGCGAACCGTTGGCAAGAAAATTGCGGACGAAACTGGATTTTTGGCGCTCAGTTTCA AGGACTTGGCGGCGAAGGAGATCGCTGGAAAGTCTGCACTTGGACAAATGCTGGAGCAGATGGCGCATGTCGGAGAGACTCCGTCTGCGAGTGTCGAAGCCCGCGTGTGGATGTCCGCGTTTCTGGAGAACAGCGAAAACAatcgcttcgttctctcgaGTTCGCTTCTCTCAGTCGAATACGCCAAGAAGGTCGACCGGGAACTCGGCGCGGCTCCAGCGATTGTCGTCTTCCTGGATTGTCCACGCgaccttctcctctctcgaggCTCACAGACAAACATATCGG GCGCGCTTCCCCTTGAGGAGAAGATCGACGAGAGTCTTCAACAAATGACGCACATCAAAGACTACTACCAACGCCTTGGAAAG GTTTATGTCGTCGATGGATCCCTGTCTCCGGAGGCGATTTTTCAACAAGTGAAgcatctctttcttccggTGGTGACCTACTTGCTGGCTGCTCCCGGCCTGCCCATTTGTGAAGCTGCGAAGAACctcgaaggcgaaagagcgCAACATGTGGATTTGCAGAGCCTCCTGAGAGACCGCGCGCGAGCCGATACCTCTCTGACGCACATGCTGGCCTCAGGAACTGCTCCTCCGGCTTCCGTCGTTTGTCCTCTGTTGGTCGAGAAACTGAAGACGTTACAGAACCAAGGCGAGTGCTTCACTGTCGGGAGTTCAACGCGAAAGACATGTGTAGAGAGAGCGGACTCGACTCTTCCGCCGGGCGGCATCTCTGATCTCTATACACCTGGGGACTGGATCCCGGCTGGGGAAGTTGTGTTGCCGCTGGGGGAACGGTCTACATTTCCTTGA